A genome region from Setaria italica strain Yugu1 chromosome III, Setaria_italica_v2.0, whole genome shotgun sequence includes the following:
- the LOC101761989 gene encoding serine/threonine protein phosphatase 2A 57 kDa regulatory subunit B' kappa isoform, with protein MWKQFLGKISRKSPKSGSGSPPQKFPPSRVANGAEAELRASPPPQASAVAAAPGAETREDVFLRKLNVCCVVFDFAAERGRDSPELERKRLVLLSLVDCVSAAEEPLTEAMISACVRMFAINLFRVFPPKLRSCGATDEDEPFFDPSWYHLQVVYELLLRFVMSPVVDVKVARKYMDNSFISRLLDLFDSDDPRERECLKTVLHRIYGKFMGNRPFIRKAVSNIFYRFVFETDHHNGIAELLEVFGSVISGFAKPLKEEHKLFLWKALIPLHKPKTVGVYLPQLTYCITQFIEKEPKLTGTVIRGLLKYWPVTNSQKEMMFLGELEEVLELTETADFQKCVVPLFRRIAQCLNSSHFQVAERALFLWNNEHLFDLISQNRQVILPIIYPALERNARWHWNQSVLNVTMNVRKMFFEMDERLLLACQTNFQEEEKKRAASEERRRLVWEHLERNAAFHPVTGDIGFAVPPTSAPLVAPTMT; from the exons atgtggAAGCAGTTTCTTGGCAAGATCTCGCGGAAGTCTCCCAAATCCGGCAGCGGCTCGCCGCCGCAGAAGTTCCCGCCGTCGCGTGTAGCCAATGGGGCTGAAGCGGAGCTGAGAGCGTCGCCTCCGCCGCAGGCGTCAgccgtcgccgcggcgcctGGGGCGGAGACCAGGGAGGACGTGTTCCTCCGCAAGCTCAACGTCTGCTGCGTGGTGTTCGACTTCGCCGCCGAGCGGGGGAGGGATTCGCCGGAGTTGGAGAGGAAGCGGCTGGTGCTCTTGTCCCTCGTCGACTGCGTCTCCGCGGCCGAGGAGCCCCTCACGGAGGCGATGATCTCGGCCTGCGTCCGAATGTTCGCCATCAACCTCTTCAGGGTCTTCCCGCCCAAGCTCCGCTCCTGCGGCGCCACTGATGAGGACGAGCCATTCTTTGACCCCTCCTGGTACCACCTGCAGGTCGTGTATGAGCTGTTGCTCCGGTTTGTGATGTCGCCTGTTGTCGATGTGAAGGTTGCTAGGAAGTACATGGACAATTCATTCATCTCTAGGCTTCTGGACCTGTTCGATTCTGATGACCCTAGGGAGAGGGAATGCTTGAAGACGGTTTTGCATAGGATATATGGAAAGTTCATGGGCAATCGACCATTTATCCGCAAGGCGGTGAGCAACATCTTTTATAGGTTTGTGTTTGAGACGGATCATCACAATGGGATTGCTGAGCTGTTGGAGGTGTTTGGGAGCGTGATTAGTGGTTTTGCAAAGCCTCTGAAGGAGGAGCATAAGTTGTTTCTGTGGAAGGCGTTGATTCCACTTCACAAGCCGAAGACAGTTGGAGTGTATTTGCCACAGTTGACATACTGCATTACACAGTTTATTGAGAAGGAACCGAAGCTCACAGGGACTGTTATCAGAGGCCTCCTGAAGTACTGGCCGGTGACGAACAGTCAGAAGGAGATGATGTTCTTGGGTGAGTTGGAGGAGGTGCTGGAGTTGACAGAAACGGCTGACTTCCAGAAGTGTGTGGTTCCCTTGTTTCGCAGGATTGCGCAATGCCTGAATAGCTCTCATTTTCAG GTTGCTGAAAGGGCCTTATTCCTGTGGAATAATGAACATTTGTTTGACCTGATTTCCCAAAACCGCCAAGTTATCCTGCCAATAATATATCCTGCTCTGGAAAGGAATGCTCGTTGGCACTGGAATCAGTCGGTTCTAAATGTAACAATGAATGTGAGGAAAATGTTCTTCGAAATGGATGAGAGATTGCTGCTAGCTTGTCAGACCAATTTCCAAGAGGAGGAAAAGAAGCGAGCTGCATCTGAGGAACGAAGAAGGCTTGTATGGGAGCACCTAGAGAGGAATGCTGCATTTCATCCAGTAACCGGAGACATTGGCTTTGCAGTTCCTCCTACATCTGCTCCTCTGGTGGCTCCCACTATGACATGA
- the LOC101762804 gene encoding auxin-responsive protein IAA1, which produces MSEEPARSSTESSSAASSGLDFEDTALTLRLPGSDPDRKRAASTSDPAARSPRASDAPPSPKARVVGWPPVSRNRRNALPRGKFVKVAVAGAPYQRKVDLEAYAGYEQLLAALQDMFTAHFTVRRGANEEMELIDAVSGVEYVPTYEDKDGDWMLVGDVPWRMFVETCQRLRLMKSSEVVNLAPRAAE; this is translated from the exons ATGTCGGAGGAGCCGGCACGGAGCTCCACGGAGTCCTCGTCCGCGGCCTCCTCGGGGCTCGACTTCGAGGACACCGCGCTCACGCTCCGCCTTCCGGGCTCCGACCCCGACCGCAagcgcgccgcctccacctccgaccccgccgcccgctccccgCGCGCCTCCGACGCCCCGCCCTCCCCCAA GGCGCGGGTGGTGGGGTGGCCACCGGTGAGCCGGAACCGGCGGAACGCGCTCCCCAGGGGCAAGTTCGTCAAggtggccgtcgccggcgcgccgTACCAGCGCAAGGTCGACCTCGAGGCGTACGCGGGCTACGAGCagctgctcgccgcgctccaggACATGTTCACCGCCCACTTCACCGTCC GCAGGGGGGCGAACGAGGAGATGGAGCTCATCGATGCCGTGAGCGGCGTGGAGTACGTGCCCACGTATGAGGACAAGGATGGCGATTGGATGCTCGTCGGAGACGTCCCCTGGAG AATGTTTGTGGAAACCTGCCAACGCCTTCGTCTGATGAAAAGCTCCGAGGTGGTTAACTTGG CGCCAAGAGCTGCTGAATGA